In Micromonospora ferruginea, the sequence CCGCCACGTTCGGCTCGCTCGTCGACGCGGCACTGGTCGGCGGTCTGGTCGGCGGGTCCGCGGTGATCGGGGCCGTGCACCAGCGCAACACCGAACGCTCCCTGGCCGAGCTGCTGTCCCGCTCGGCGATCACCGCCCGGGTGCGGCGCGACGGCGCCGAACGGGTGGTGCCCGCCGAGGAGTTGGTGCCCGGCGACGTGATCAGCCTCAGCTCCGGTGACGCCGTACCGGCCGACTGCCGGGTGCTGACCACCGACGGCCTGGAGGCCGATGAGTCGTCGTTGACCGGTGAGTCGCTGCCGGTGGCGAAGAGCCCCGAGCCGGTGGTGGCGGCGGCCATCGCCGAGCGGCACTCGATGCTCTTCGAGGGCACCACCGTCGCCGCCGGGCACGGCACCGCCGTGGTGGTGGCCACCGGCACGGAGACGGAGTCGGGCCGGAGCCTGGCCCTGGCCCGGCAGGCCCCGCCGGCCAGCGGGGTGGAGGCGCGACTCGGCAAGCTGACCAGCACCGCCGTGCCGCTGGCGGCCGGCTCGGCGATCGCGGTGGCCGGGGCGGGGCTGCTGCGGGGCGTACCCCTGGCGGAGACGGCGGCGACCGCCGCGAACCTGGCCGTGGCGTCGGTGCCGGAGGGGTTGCCGTTCCTGGTCAGCGCCGCCCAGTTGGCGGCGGCGCGGCGGTTGGCCGAGCACGGCGCGCTGGTCCGCAACCCGCGCACCATCGAGGCGCTGGGTCGGGTGGACGTGCTCTGCTTCGACAAGACCGGCACGCTGACCGAGGGGAAGCTGCTGCTGGCCGGCGTGGGCACCGGCGACGACCGGTACGCCCCGGCGGACCGCCTGGACGACACGCTCCGGTCGACGCTGGCGGCGGCGCTGCGGGCCACCCCGGCCGCCGACGATCCGGACGACTTGCCGCAGCAGACCGACCGGGCGGTACGCCGGGGCGCGAACGCGGCCGGGGTGACCGAGCGCACCGGGGCGACGGAGTGGACCGCGACCGGTGGGCTGCCGTTCGAGCCGTCGCGGGGTTACAGCGCCACGGTCGGGCGCACCGCGGACGGGTCGCTGCTCAGCGTGAAGGGCGCGCCGGAGTCGGTGCTGCCGCGTTGCGCGTCCCGGCGTACCGCCGGGGGTGACCGGCCGTTGGACGCGGCCGGGCGGGACGAGGTGCAGGCGATGCTGGCCGCCCGGGCCGGCGCCGGGCACCGCATCCTCGCCCTGGCCGAGTGCCGGGTGTCCACCGACGCGGTCACCGACGAGCAGGTCGACGGCCTGGTGTTCGTGGGGTTCCTGACGCTGGCGGACGGGGTGCGGGAGAGCGCCCGTCCGGCGGTGGAGCGGATCCGGAGGGCGGGCGTGCACACCGTCATGATCACCGGGGATCATCCGGCCACCGCCGAGGCGATCGCCGCCACGATCAGCCCCGACCACGGGCAGCAGCGGGTGGTGACCGCGACCGACCTGGACCGGCTCGACGACACGGCGCTCGCCGAGCTGCTGATGGCCACCGACGTGGTGGCCCGTTGCACGCCCGCGCACAAGGTACGGATCATCCAGGCGTTGCAGCGCCGGGGCCGGACCGTGGCGATGACCGGCGACGGCGCCAACGACGCCCCGGCGATCCGCCTCGCCGACGTGGGCATCGCGCTCGGTCAACGGGGCACCCCGGCCGCCCGCGCCGCCGCCGACCTGGTGGTCACCGACGACCGGCTGGAGACGATCATCGCCACGCTGGTCGAGGGGCGGGCCATGTGGTCCTCGGTCCGGCACGCGCTGAGCATCCTGGTCGGCGGCAACCTCGGCGAGATCGCGTTCAGCGTGCTGAGCGCCGCCTCGACCGGCCGGTCGGCCCTGACCGGGCGGCAACTGCTGCTGGTCAACCTGCTCACCGACCTGGCTCCGGCGCTGGCCATCGCGGTCCGACCGCCGGCCGAGGACCGTGCCGACCACCTGTTGCGGGAGGGGCCGGACTCGTCGCTCGGCGCCACCATGACCCGGGAGATCGGGCTGCGCGCGGCGGCGACCACGCTGGGCGCGACCGCCGGTTGGACGATGGCCCGCTGGACCGGTACGCAACGGCGGGCCGGCACCGTGGCGCTCGCCTCGCTGATCGGCACCCAGCTCGGCCAGACCGTGCTGGCCGGCGGCACCAGCCCCACCGTGCTGGCCGCCACCGCCGCGTCGGTGGGCGTGCTGGTCGCGGTGGTGCAGACGCCCGGGGTCAGCCAGTTCTTCGGCTGTACGCCGCTGGGGCCGGTGGGTTGGACCATCGCCACCGGCTCGGCGCTCGGCGCGACGTTCGCCAACGGCGCGTTGACCCGGCTGGTGGACCGCCTGCCGCAGCCCGGTTCGTCCTGACCGGCGCTCAGTGCCAGGTCGCGGCGGCCCGGCGCAGCCGGTCGTTGATGGCCCGACCGACCCCTTCGTCGGGCACCGGCTCGGCGACGATCGCGGTGACCCCGGCGGCGTCGAGCCGGTGCAGCGCGTCGAAGAGCCGCGCCGCGGCCGCGGTCAGGTCGCCGTCGGGCGAGAGCACCTCCACCGCCGCCCAGTCGCCGTCCGCCGGTGGCTTCCGGAAGGCCAGGAATCCCCGCCGGCCGCCGTCGTGCTCGGCCGACGTGCCCAACCGCAGCGGGGTACGCGGCGCGTAGTGCGCGGCAAGCGTCCCGGGCGCGACCGGCTGGCCG encodes:
- a CDS encoding cation-translocating P-type ATPase; translated protein: MAYGFAGLLLSPAAVPDAVARVARTVGSVLPDVAVPPGVTEAAGTVGSAATRLARLTGLSRRRVWSRDGRHHIEVHGVCQDGGDRLARQVEAALEAVPGVTWARVNAPSGRVVVATGEPKPKLRDLIDTVTRAERVCPYEPDPEIPPPHPPEEGPRTPRTLGALASDALGLTISAATRILPFTPVPGEVAGLLNAVDLHPKLHALADRGLRADPRAEVLFPLAEAVVQGLTGGWAGIVLDGAQRVVQWGEARAQLAAWSRAEPRLTGDPDRAVARVPDGERPCPVPDGPAERYVQRMLAAGAVAGAAAIPVAGGKRAAALALSALPKAPGSGREGYAAQLGRMLARRGVIAMDRSVLRELDRIDTVLLDAAVLGSDRGVLSDLAPLPGAETRQVAARAFALFDPADPDAVRSDDGWRLGPLDRLDAEDPGDTPDSERLRADGGRLLGLAEGGRLAAVLRVEPEPAPGVDALVSAVRQAGFRLVIGGAEDGRYDFADRRVPGGDRLGDAVRDLQREGAVVLVVSGRRAALAAADCGLGVSAPDDLPPWGAHLLVGDDLRVPALLVDAAGVARRMTGQNIRIAMAGSGLGALGAFTAERRQLPGRTMAAVNGAAAVAFAHGVFRAHRLPDRTGTPTPALTAWHLMPVETVLDQLGTRPGGLTDEEAGRRRGASAGDGHGPAGLLRAFVDELSNPLTPVLAAGAVLSATFGSLVDAALVGGLVGGSAVIGAVHQRNTERSLAELLSRSAITARVRRDGAERVVPAEELVPGDVISLSSGDAVPADCRVLTTDGLEADESSLTGESLPVAKSPEPVVAAAIAERHSMLFEGTTVAAGHGTAVVVATGTETESGRSLALARQAPPASGVEARLGKLTSTAVPLAAGSAIAVAGAGLLRGVPLAETAATAANLAVASVPEGLPFLVSAAQLAAARRLAEHGALVRNPRTIEALGRVDVLCFDKTGTLTEGKLLLAGVGTGDDRYAPADRLDDTLRSTLAAALRATPAADDPDDLPQQTDRAVRRGANAAGVTERTGATEWTATGGLPFEPSRGYSATVGRTADGSLLSVKGAPESVLPRCASRRTAGGDRPLDAAGRDEVQAMLAARAGAGHRILALAECRVSTDAVTDEQVDGLVFVGFLTLADGVRESARPAVERIRRAGVHTVMITGDHPATAEAIAATISPDHGQQRVVTATDLDRLDDTALAELLMATDVVARCTPAHKVRIIQALQRRGRTVAMTGDGANDAPAIRLADVGIALGQRGTPAARAAADLVVTDDRLETIIATLVEGRAMWSSVRHALSILVGGNLGEIAFSVLSAASTGRSALTGRQLLLVNLLTDLAPALAIAVRPPAEDRADHLLREGPDSSLGATMTREIGLRAAATTLGATAGWTMARWTGTQRRAGTVALASLIGTQLGQTVLAGGTSPTVLAATAASVGVLVAVVQTPGVSQFFGCTPLGPVGWTIATGSALGATFANGALTRLVDRLPQPGSS